One Micromonospora sp. WMMD812 genomic window carries:
- the tsaD gene encoding tRNA (adenosine(37)-N6)-threonylcarbamoyltransferase complex transferase subunit TsaD, protein MADEPLILGIETSCDETGVGIVRGHTLLADALASSVEEHARFGGVVPEVASRAHLEAIVPTMDRALKEAGVTIADVDAIAVTSGPGLAGALLVGVAAAKGYALAAEKPVYGVNHLAAHVAVDTLEHGPLPEPAIALLVSGGHSSLLLVDDLARGVTPLGATIDDAAGEAFDKVARLLGLPFPGGPPIDREARAGDAASITFPRGLTAAKDLAAHRYDFSFSGLKTAVARWVEARQRAGEPVPVPDVAASFQEAVCDVLTTKALDACRAHSIDTLVIGGGVAANSRLRAMAEQRAEKHGIRVRVPRPKLCTDNGAMVAALGSHLVAAGVAPSRLNLPADSAMPLTVVSV, encoded by the coding sequence ATGGCTGACGAACCCCTGATCCTCGGCATCGAGACCTCCTGCGACGAGACCGGGGTCGGCATCGTCCGCGGGCACACCCTGCTCGCCGACGCGCTGGCGTCCAGCGTCGAGGAGCACGCCCGGTTCGGCGGCGTGGTGCCGGAGGTGGCCAGTCGGGCCCACCTGGAGGCGATCGTGCCGACCATGGACCGGGCGCTGAAGGAGGCCGGGGTGACGATCGCGGACGTCGACGCGATCGCCGTCACCTCCGGCCCGGGCCTGGCCGGCGCGCTGCTGGTGGGCGTCGCCGCGGCCAAGGGGTACGCGCTCGCCGCCGAGAAGCCGGTCTACGGGGTGAACCACCTGGCCGCCCACGTCGCGGTGGACACCCTGGAGCACGGCCCGCTGCCCGAGCCGGCGATCGCGCTGCTGGTCTCCGGCGGGCACTCGTCGCTGCTGCTCGTCGACGACCTCGCCCGTGGGGTCACGCCGCTCGGCGCCACCATCGACGACGCGGCCGGGGAGGCGTTCGACAAGGTGGCCCGGCTGCTCGGGCTGCCGTTCCCGGGCGGCCCGCCGATCGACCGCGAGGCCCGGGCCGGCGACGCGGCGAGCATCACCTTCCCGCGCGGGCTCACCGCCGCCAAGGACCTCGCGGCGCACCGGTACGACTTCTCGTTCTCCGGCCTGAAGACCGCCGTGGCCCGCTGGGTGGAGGCCCGGCAGCGGGCCGGCGAGCCGGTGCCGGTCCCGGACGTGGCCGCGTCCTTTCAGGAGGCGGTCTGTGACGTGCTCACCACCAAGGCGCTGGACGCCTGCCGCGCCCACAGCATCGACACGCTGGTGATCGGCGGCGGAGTGGCGGCGAACTCGCGGCTGCGCGCGATGGCCGAGCAGCGGGCGGAGAAGCACGGCATCCGGGTGCGGGTGCCCCGGCCGAAGCTCTGCACGGACAACGGCGCGATGGTCGCCGCCCTCGGCTCGCACCTGGTCGCCGCAGGCGTCGCGCCGAGCCGGCTCAACCTGCCCGCCGACTCGGCCATGCCGCTGACCGTCGTCAGCGTGTGA
- a CDS encoding helix-turn-helix transcriptional regulator gives MSSRLVQLLGDTVRHQRESRDLSQQALADLAGVSQAMVARVERGDGSPGLPLLERLLAAMDVQLTVTVEPLDAHLDAALADLAGRPLADRIDMLNLDRLLDRLGDLPHVIAGGTAALLQGAPIPVDAAEFAIRWRDSARLTQWLKSAYAQRWNARWGEFGGVHVEPEAPGEHRWRTRYGEIRAAMCDELPDAVEVRHGERGYRVVPLLEVEVADPPPAELLRRYRKRRIPQQSTGGADRAGGPDRAGGPDRAAG, from the coding sequence ATGTCGAGCCGTCTTGTCCAGCTTCTCGGCGACACCGTCCGGCATCAGCGCGAGTCGCGCGACCTCAGCCAGCAGGCGCTGGCCGATCTGGCCGGCGTCAGCCAGGCGATGGTGGCCCGGGTCGAGCGCGGCGACGGATCACCCGGCCTGCCGCTGCTGGAACGCCTGCTCGCGGCGATGGACGTCCAGCTCACGGTGACGGTCGAACCGCTCGACGCGCACCTGGACGCCGCGCTGGCCGACCTAGCCGGCCGGCCGCTCGCCGACCGGATCGACATGCTCAATCTGGACCGGCTGCTCGACCGGCTCGGCGACCTGCCCCACGTGATCGCGGGAGGCACCGCCGCGCTGCTCCAGGGGGCGCCGATCCCGGTCGACGCCGCGGAGTTCGCCATCCGCTGGCGCGATTCCGCCCGGCTCACGCAGTGGTTGAAGAGTGCCTACGCGCAGCGGTGGAACGCGCGGTGGGGTGAGTTCGGCGGGGTGCACGTCGAGCCGGAGGCGCCGGGCGAACATCGCTGGCGCACCCGCTACGGCGAGATCCGCGCGGCCATGTGCGACGAGCTGCCGGACGCCGTCGAGGTGCGGCACGGCGAGCGCGGCTACCGGGTGGTGCCACTGCTGGAGGTGGAGGTCGCCGATCCCCCGCCGGCCGAGCTGCTGCGCCGCTACCGGAAGCGGCGGATCCCGCAGCAATCGACGGGCGGCGCGGACCGCGCAGGCGGCCCGGACCGCGCCGGCGGCCCGGACCGCGCGGCGGGGTGA
- the tsaB gene encoding tRNA (adenosine(37)-N6)-threonylcarbamoyltransferase complex dimerization subunit type 1 TsaB, translating into MLVLVVDSSTPAVTAALVEVSAAGVALRANRCTVDARAHGELLAPEVDAVLADADARPTDLDAIVAGLGPGPFTGLRVGLVTAATMGQVLGIPTYGVCSLDGIGHPAAAGEPVLAASDARRKEIYWAVYDGAGQRIAGPEVDTPAVAAARARDLAATVAVGDGAHRYADVLDLPIRAEPRYPDPVALARLAGERIRAGAPGDRLTPLYLRRPDAVVSIARKPVLP; encoded by the coding sequence GTGCTCGTACTCGTGGTGGACAGCTCGACCCCCGCGGTGACCGCGGCGCTGGTGGAGGTCTCGGCGGCCGGCGTCGCGCTCCGCGCCAACCGGTGCACCGTCGATGCCCGGGCGCACGGCGAACTGCTCGCCCCGGAAGTGGACGCGGTGCTCGCCGACGCGGACGCGCGCCCGACCGACCTTGACGCGATCGTCGCCGGGCTCGGCCCCGGGCCGTTCACCGGGCTGCGGGTCGGCCTGGTCACCGCCGCCACGATGGGCCAGGTGCTCGGCATCCCGACGTACGGCGTCTGCTCGCTGGACGGCATCGGCCACCCGGCGGCTGCCGGCGAGCCGGTGCTCGCGGCGAGCGACGCGCGGCGCAAGGAGATCTACTGGGCGGTCTACGACGGCGCCGGCCAGCGGATCGCCGGGCCGGAGGTGGACACGCCCGCCGTGGCCGCCGCGCGGGCCCGCGACCTCGCGGCCACCGTCGCGGTCGGCGACGGCGCCCACCGGTACGCCGACGTCCTCGACCTGCCGATCCGTGCCGAGCCGCGCTACCCCGACCCGGTCGCGCTGGCCCGCCTGGCCGGCGAGCGGATCCGGGCCGGCGCGCCCGGCGACCGGCTCACCCCGCTCTACCTGCGACGCCCGGACGCGGTGGTGTCGATCGCCCGCAAGCCGGTCCTCCCGTGA
- the rimI gene encoding ribosomal protein S18-alanine N-acetyltransferase yields the protein MSAVRLDRFRWWHIDEVLPIEADLFGAEQWSPAMFWNELANGHHYRVAVDADGSVLGYAGLAGAPPDEVWVQNIAVRRDAQRSGVGRALLEELLAEATRRGARSTLLEVAVDNAPAQRLYAMYGFEPIGVRRGYYQPSNTDALVMQRDED from the coding sequence GTGAGCGCTGTCCGGCTTGACCGGTTCCGGTGGTGGCACATCGACGAGGTGCTGCCGATCGAGGCGGACCTCTTCGGCGCCGAGCAGTGGTCGCCGGCGATGTTCTGGAACGAGCTGGCCAATGGGCACCACTACCGGGTCGCCGTCGACGCGGACGGCTCGGTGCTCGGCTACGCCGGGCTGGCCGGTGCCCCACCGGACGAGGTGTGGGTGCAGAACATCGCGGTCCGCCGCGACGCCCAGCGTAGCGGCGTCGGCCGTGCCCTCCTGGAGGAGCTTCTCGCCGAGGCGACCCGGCGCGGCGCGCGCAGCACCCTGCTGGAGGTCGCCGTGGACAACGCCCCCGCCCAGCGGCTCTACGCGATGTACGGGTTCGAGCCGATCGGCGTACGGCGGGGCTACTACCAACCGAGCAACACGGACGCGCTGGTCATGCAGCGGGACGAGGACTGA
- a CDS encoding ABC transporter ATP-binding protein, which translates to MGFSPAGDPGEPDSRSATRYLLWVAGRQKLVFGAGLLLGVIWMVAQALMPAAVGRAVDGLSRRDEGDLVTWGLILLGLGVLQAAAGILRHQCAVRNWLAAAYRTVQLTVQTANRIGAALPRRVATGEVLSIGTSDIEQIGHAIDITARGTGALVAIVVVAVILLDASVPLGLVVVLGVPVMMAVVALLIRPLHRQQHAYRDAEGALTTRAGDIVSGLRVLRGVGGEPVLSARYRSESQALRAHGVRVARVQALLEAAQVLLPGAFLVLVTWLGARFALAGEISPGQLVAFYGYTAFLVSPLRQLTEAVDKLTRGHVAARRVVRLLQLTPELVDPPRPVTVPDGPGDLADVESGVRVPAGRFTALAATAPEDAAAIVDRLGRYTDSDATLHGVPLRELALATVRERILVADNDARLFTGVLRAELDPHDTADDAALDAALRAASATDIVEALPDGLDSRVAERGREFSGGQQQRLRLARALVTDPEALLLVEPTSAVDAHTEARIAARLGDTRAGRTTLVCTTSPLLLGRADHVIFVEDGKVVAEGRHADLYDTEARYRATVGRGED; encoded by the coding sequence ATGGGCTTCTCACCGGCCGGCGACCCCGGCGAACCTGACTCCCGGTCGGCGACCCGCTACCTGCTCTGGGTCGCCGGCCGGCAGAAGCTGGTGTTCGGCGCCGGCCTGCTGCTCGGCGTCATCTGGATGGTCGCCCAGGCGCTGATGCCGGCCGCCGTCGGCCGCGCCGTGGACGGGCTCAGCCGCCGGGACGAGGGCGACCTGGTCACCTGGGGTCTGATCCTGCTCGGGCTGGGCGTGCTCCAGGCCGCGGCCGGGATCCTGCGGCACCAGTGCGCGGTGCGGAACTGGCTCGCCGCCGCGTACCGGACGGTGCAGCTCACCGTGCAGACCGCGAACCGGATCGGCGCGGCCCTGCCCCGCCGGGTGGCCACCGGCGAGGTGCTGAGCATCGGCACCTCCGACATCGAGCAGATCGGCCACGCGATCGACATCACCGCCCGGGGCACCGGCGCGCTCGTCGCGATCGTGGTCGTGGCGGTGATCCTGCTGGACGCCTCGGTGCCGCTCGGGCTGGTCGTGGTGCTCGGCGTACCGGTGATGATGGCGGTGGTCGCGCTGCTGATCCGGCCGCTGCACCGGCAGCAGCACGCGTACCGGGACGCCGAGGGGGCGCTGACCACCCGGGCCGGTGACATCGTCTCGGGGCTGCGGGTGCTGCGCGGCGTCGGGGGCGAGCCGGTCCTCTCGGCCCGCTACCGATCGGAGTCGCAGGCGCTGCGCGCGCACGGTGTACGGGTGGCCCGGGTCCAGGCGCTGCTGGAGGCGGCGCAGGTGCTGCTGCCCGGCGCGTTCCTGGTGCTGGTCACCTGGCTCGGCGCCCGGTTCGCGCTGGCCGGCGAGATCAGCCCCGGGCAGTTGGTCGCCTTCTACGGCTACACCGCGTTCCTGGTCAGCCCGCTGCGGCAGCTCACCGAGGCGGTGGACAAGCTGACCCGCGGCCACGTGGCCGCCCGCCGGGTGGTCCGGCTGCTCCAGCTCACCCCCGAGCTGGTCGACCCGCCGCGGCCGGTGACCGTGCCGGACGGGCCGGGCGACCTGGCCGACGTCGAGTCGGGGGTGCGGGTGCCGGCGGGCCGGTTCACCGCGCTGGCCGCCACCGCGCCCGAGGACGCGGCCGCGATCGTCGACCGACTCGGCCGGTACACCGATTCGGACGCGACGCTGCACGGCGTACCGCTGCGGGAGCTGGCGCTGGCGACGGTGCGGGAGCGGATCCTGGTGGCCGACAACGACGCGCGCCTGTTCACCGGCGTACTGCGCGCCGAGTTGGACCCGCATGACACGGCCGACGACGCCGCGCTCGACGCGGCGTTGCGGGCGGCGAGCGCCACGGACATCGTCGAGGCGCTGCCGGACGGGCTGGACAGCCGGGTCGCGGAGCGCGGCCGGGAGTTCTCCGGCGGGCAGCAACAGCGGCTGCGGCTGGCCCGCGCCCTGGTCACGGACCCGGAGGCCCTGTTGCTGGTCGAGCCGACCAGCGCGGTGGACGCGCACACCGAGGCGCGGATCGCCGCGCGGCTGGGAGACACCCGGGCCGGCCGCACCACCCTCGTCTGCACCACGAGCCCGCTGCTGTTGGGGCGGGCCGACCACGTGATCTTCGTGGAGGACGGCAAGGTGGTCGCCGAGGGGCGGCACGCCGACCTGTACGACACCGAGGCGCGTTACCGGGCCACGGTCGGTCGAGGGGAGGACTGA